In Rutidosis leptorrhynchoides isolate AG116_Rl617_1_P2 chromosome 2, CSIRO_AGI_Rlap_v1, whole genome shotgun sequence, one genomic interval encodes:
- the LOC139888779 gene encoding uncharacterized protein, whose amino-acid sequence MFNTNPSDAPVVIEAEIANCNVRGIYTDTGAGADIMYEYCFEQLPERVKEKLKDTFVPLASFANDPLWSKGSIVLEVVLGKTPFKRTAHIDFLVVKANSQYNVILGRSAMMTFGAVTSMVHEMMKFPTPAGIATLYAERG is encoded by the coding sequence ATGTTTAATACCAACCCATCTGATGCTCCTGTAGTGATTGAAGCTGAAATAGCAAATTGCAATGTTAGGGGAATATATACTGATACAGGGGCAGGGGCagatatcatgtatgaatattGTTTTGAACAATTACCAGAAAGAGTTAAGGAGAAATTGAAAGACACGTTTGTTCCATTAGCAAGTTTTGCTAATGATCCGTTATGGTCGAAAGGAAGCATAGTGTTGGAAGTAGTCTTGGGAAAAACACCATTCAAACGAACAGCTCATATCGATTTTTTGGTTGTCAAAGCAAATTCACAGTATAATGTCATTTTAGGTAGATCAGCTATGATGACATTTGGAGCTGTGACGTCAATGGTCCACGAAATGATGAAATTTCCTACACCAGCTGGCATTGCCACGTTATACGCTGAACGGGGATGA